In Zingiber officinale cultivar Zhangliang chromosome 11B, Zo_v1.1, whole genome shotgun sequence, a single window of DNA contains:
- the LOC122034272 gene encoding transketolase, chloroplastic-like has protein sequence MAAAASTVAPAAAQPLVRLSVSSHGSRSSDRLILGVTLSSLANRSLRSSPSTLRLLRCRQSVRSNGGMDPLRASAVEAFETAASETLVEKSINTIRFLAVDAVEKANSGHPGLPMGCAPMGHILYDEIMKYNPKNPYWFNRDRFVLSAGHGCMLHYALLHLAGYDSVTIEDIKEFRQWGSRTPGHPENFETPGIEVTTGPLGQGIANAIGLALAEKHLAARFNKPDREIVDHYTYVILGDGCQMEGISNEACSLAGHWGLGKLIALYDDNHISIDGNTNIAFTEDVTARFEALGWHTIWVKTGNTGYDDIRAAIKEAKAVKDKPTLIKLTTTIGYGSPNKANTYSVHGSALGSKEVDATRLNLGWAHEPFHVPEDVKNHWSRHVVQGAALEAEWNSKFAEYEKKYKDEAAELKSIMSGELPNSWEKALPTYTPGSPADATRNLSQHCLNALAKVLPGLLGGSADLASSNMTLLKMFGNFLKETPEERNLRFGVREHGMGAICNGIAHHSFGLIPYCATFFVFTDYMRAAMRISALSGGGVIYVMTHDSIGLGEDGPTHQPIEHFLSFRVMPNILMLRPADGNETAGAYKVAVLNRKRPSVLALSRQKLPQLPGTSVEGVEKGGYIISDNSSRNNPDLILIGTGSELEIAAKAAEELRKEGKTVRVVSLVSWELFDEQSDEYKESVLPAAVTARISIEAGVTLGWEKFVGSKGKAIGIDRFGASAPAGRIYKEFGITAENIITTAKSL, from the exons ATGGCAGCCGCCGCCTCCACAGTTGCCCCCGCCGCTGCCCAGCCCCTGGTCAGACTTTCCGTCTCCTCTCATGGCTCCCGATCCTCTGATCGCCTCATCCTGGGGGTCACTCTCAGCTCGCTTGCTAACCGCTCCCTTAGGTCATCTCCGTCGACACTTCGTCTTCTCCGCTGCAGACAGTCGGTGCGTTCGAATGGGGGCATGGATCCTCTCAGGGCTTCTGCAGTGGAGGCATTCGAGACGGCCGCCTCGGAGACCCTGGTCGAGAAGTCTATCAACACGATCCGCTTCCTCGCCGTCGATGCCGTCGAGAAGGCCAACTCGGGCCACCCAGGACTCCCCATGGGGTGTGCTCCCATGGGGCACATCTTGTACGACGAGATCATGAAGTATAACCCCAAGAACCCCTATTGGTTCAACCGCGATCGCTTCGTGCTTTCCGCCGGTCATGGATGCATGCTCCACTATGCCCTTCTTCATCTCGCAGGCTACGACAGCGTCACG ATTGAAGACATAAAGGAATTCCGGCAGTGGGGAAGCAGAACTCCTGGTCATCCTGAAAACTTTGAAACACCTGGAATCGAAGTCACTACTG GCCCTCTAGGTCAAGGTATTGCAAATGCCATCGGTTTGGCACTTGCTGAGAAACATCTAGCTGCTCGTTTCAATAAGCCTGACCGTGAGATTGTTGACCATTACAC GTATGTTATTCTTGGGGATGGATGCCAAATGGAAGGAATTTCAAATGAAGCTTGTTCTCTTGCTGGACATTGGGGTCTTGGGAAACTTATTGCATTGTACGATGACAACCACATTTCAATTGATGGAAACACAAATATAGCTTTTACAGAAGATGTAACTGCTCGTTTTGAGGCATTGGGTTGGCATACCATTTGGGTCAAGACGGGTAATACTGGCTATGATGATATTCGTGCTGCCATCAAGGAAGCAAAGGCCGTCAAAGACAAACCAACACTCATAAAG CTCACTACCACCATAGGTTATGGATCACCAAACAAGGCAAATACATACAGCGTGCATGGAAGTGCGTTAGGTTCTAAGGAGGTTGATGCCACTAGACTAAACCTTGGATGGGCACACGAGCCATTCCATGTACCTGAGGATGTGAAGaa TCATTGGAGCCGACATGTTGTACAAGGTGCTGCTCTGGAAGCTGAATGGAATTCCAAGTTTGCAGAGTATGAGAAAAAATACAAGGATGAAGCTGCTGAGCTGAAAAGTATCATGTCAGGGGAATTGCCTAATAGCTGGGAGAAAGCTCTTCCG ACATACACACCAGGAAGTCCTGCAGATGCTACTAGAAATCTTTCACAGCATTGCCTGAATGCACTTGCCAAAGTACTCCCAGGTCTTCTTGGTGGTAGTGCCGATCTTGCATCTTCTAATATGACATTATTGAAAATGTTTGGAAACTTTCTGAAGGAAACTCCTGAGGAACGGAATCTTCGGTTTGGTGTTAGAGAACATGGGATGGGTGCCATCTGTAATGGCATTGCTCACCACAGCTTTGGCCTTATCCCATATTGTGCCACTTTCTTTGTCTTCACTGACTACATGAGAGCTGCCATGAGGATCTCAGCCTTGTCTGGAGGAGGAGTTATTTATGTCATGACACACGATTCCATTGGACTTGGAGAAGATGGACCTACCCATCAGCCAATTGAGCATTTCTTAAGTTTTCGTGTCATGCCAAACATTCTGATGCTTCGGCCAGCTGATGGAAATGAGACTGCTGGAGCATACAAAGTTGCAGTGCTCAATAGAAAGAGGCCATCGGTCCTTGCTCTGTCCCGACAGAAGCTTCCTCAGCTTCCAGGAACCTCAGTTGAAGGAGTTGAGAAGGGGGGATACATTATTTCAGATAATTCATCCAGAAACAATCCTGATCTCATTTTGATAGGCACTGGTTCAGAACTGGAAATAGCTGCCAAGGCTGCTGAGGAGCTAAGAAAGGAGGGGAAGACAGTTCGAGTAGTATCTCTTGTTTCCTGGGAGCTTTTCGACGAGCAATCAGATGAATACAAGGAGAGTGTCCTTCCTGCTGCTGTGACGGCTAGGATTAGCATTGAAGCAGGTGTCACTCTTGGGTGGGAAAAATTTGTTGGAAGTAAGGGCAAGGCAATCGGGATTGACAGGTTTGGTGCGAGTGCTCCTGCTGGGAGAATATACAAGGAATTTGGTATAACTGCAGAAAACATAATCACAACAGCAAAATCTCTCTGA